In Zingiber officinale cultivar Zhangliang chromosome 1A, Zo_v1.1, whole genome shotgun sequence, a genomic segment contains:
- the LOC122006403 gene encoding probable calcium-binding protein CML22 isoform X2, whose protein sequence is MRFPQLKEGLQDAKHIFEKYDEDSNGTIDHEELKKCLRELNFNVDDKEINRLYHYCNMDLQNGLQYHEFIVLLCLVFLLDAAPSRANNTAKDESRELEGTFKLLVEAFAFLDKNGDGMLERKDFVVALNEAPSKEKSPTHIATKRFREMDWNKDGTVSIKEFLYSMIKWIGMDSDDEEKEETVKQIVIW, encoded by the exons ATGAGGTTCCCCCAGTTAAAAGAAGGGTTGCAAGATGCCAAGCATATTTTCGAAAAGTATG ATGAAGATTCAAATGGAACGATCGACCATGAGGAGCTAAAGAAGTGCCTGAGAGAGCTAAACTTCAACGTTGACGACAAAGAGATCAATCGTCTTTACCATTATTGTAACATGGATTTACAAAATGGGTTACAATATCATGAGTTCATTGTTCTCCTCTGTCTAGTTTTTCTTCTGGATGCGGCTCCCTCCCGAGCTAATAAT ACTGCAAAAGATGAATCAAGAGAACTTGAAGGCACATTCAAGTTGCTCGTGGAAGCATTTGCGTTTCTCGACAAAAATGGGGACGGAATGCTTGAAAGGAAAGACTTTGTTGTGGCACTGAATGAAGCACCTTCAAAGGAGAAATCTCCAACACACATTGCTACCAAGAGATTCA GAGAAATGGACTGGAACAAAGATGGAACAGTGAGCATCAAAGAGTTCCTCTACTCCATGATAAAATGGATCGGTATGGACTCAGATgacgaagagaaagaagaaactgTTAAACAAATTGTAATTTGGTAA
- the LOC122006403 gene encoding probable calcium-binding protein CML21 isoform X1, with protein sequence MKETPEKPFWDKVGDVFAKLCSPIRHRREVRKIKKRLVEAIRHTASSGKKTFRSTNSIIMRFPQLKEGLQDAKHIFEKYDEDSNGTIDHEELKKCLRELNFNVDDKEINRLYHYCNMDLQNGLQYHEFIVLLCLVFLLDAAPSRANNTAKDESRELEGTFKLLVEAFAFLDKNGDGMLERKDFVVALNEAPSKEKSPTHIATKRFREMDWNKDGTVSIKEFLYSMIKWIGMDSDDEEKEETVKQIVIW encoded by the exons ATGAAAGAAACTCCAG AAAAACCATTCTGGGACAAAGTGGGAGATGTTTTCGCAAAACTTTGTTCTCCAATCAGGCATCGAAGGGAAGTGAGGAAAATTAAGAAGAGATTGGTGGAAGCTATCAGACACACAGCTTCTTCAGGCAAAAAAACTTTTAGATCAACCAACAGCATCATTATGAGGTTCCCCCAGTTAAAAGAAGGGTTGCAAGATGCCAAGCATATTTTCGAAAAGTATG ATGAAGATTCAAATGGAACGATCGACCATGAGGAGCTAAAGAAGTGCCTGAGAGAGCTAAACTTCAACGTTGACGACAAAGAGATCAATCGTCTTTACCATTATTGTAACATGGATTTACAAAATGGGTTACAATATCATGAGTTCATTGTTCTCCTCTGTCTAGTTTTTCTTCTGGATGCGGCTCCCTCCCGAGCTAATAAT ACTGCAAAAGATGAATCAAGAGAACTTGAAGGCACATTCAAGTTGCTCGTGGAAGCATTTGCGTTTCTCGACAAAAATGGGGACGGAATGCTTGAAAGGAAAGACTTTGTTGTGGCACTGAATGAAGCACCTTCAAAGGAGAAATCTCCAACACACATTGCTACCAAGAGATTCA GAGAAATGGACTGGAACAAAGATGGAACAGTGAGCATCAAAGAGTTCCTCTACTCCATGATAAAATGGATCGGTATGGACTCAGATgacgaagagaaagaagaaactgTTAAACAAATTGTAATTTGGTAA